In Immundisolibacter sp., the sequence TCCGGTGATTCTGGCGGTGTTTCTGCTGCGCTCGTTTCTGGTGGAGCCGTTTCGCATTCCGTCGGGGTCGATGATTCCGACCCTGGCGATCGGCGACTTCATCCTGGTCAACAAGTTCGCCTATGGCATCCGGCTGCCCATCATCGACAAAAAAATCATCGAAATCGATAGCCCGCAGCGGGGCGATGTGATGGTTTTCCGCTACCCTCCCGAACCGTCCATAGACTACATAAAGCGCGTCATCGGCGTGCCGGGCGATCGCATCGGCTATTACGACAAGGTGCTGTACGTGAACGGCGAGCAGGTGACCGAGCGCGACGCCGCGCGGTCGGTACAGGAGGAAGGCATGGAGCTGCTGCGCCTGCCCGAACACCTGGGCACGCATCGCTATGACGTGCAGTGGATGCCGCAGCGGCCAAGCCCCCAGGGCGAGGTCGTGGTGCCCCCCGGCCAGTATTTCGTCATGGGCGACAATCGCGACAACAGCAAGGACAGCCGTTACTGGGGTTTTGTACCGGACCAGAACCTGGTCGGCAAGGCTTTCTTCATATGGATGAGCTGGGACGGCGACCGCTTCGCCATCAACTGGCGACGTATCGGCAGCAGCATTCCCTGAAGGTC encodes:
- the lepB gene encoding signal peptidase I gives rise to the protein MDFAVLLFGLLLLSGAIWLIDEVWLVRHRGSAGAPPAKIPWWVEYGRSFFPVILAVFLLRSFLVEPFRIPSGSMIPTLAIGDFILVNKFAYGIRLPIIDKKIIEIDSPQRGDVMVFRYPPEPSIDYIKRVIGVPGDRIGYYDKVLYVNGEQVTERDAARSVQEEGMELLRLPEHLGTHRYDVQWMPQRPSPQGEVVVPPGQYFVMGDNRDNSKDSRYWGFVPDQNLVGKAFFIWMSWDGDRFAINWRRIGSSIP